One window of Nocardia nova SH22a genomic DNA carries:
- a CDS encoding PucR family transcriptional regulator, with protein MTTSAAAATGIAHSVGPVDAERFAEQLLSHLCARVHPFTALPRPLIDRDVKAMTCLCVRWAVERGATGSTADPAAFLQATAPRWARADIPIEKVLHAMHAGFEAGLGMILSGSDAPDHHRVITWTTAVLELSDLCTGAISKAYVRELKAASGEHHTAVHTLTSALLAGRASSKMARECGIPVADAYYVLAVHVAPHPDENRRGIDRRVVANRKLRRIQSALTRRFHNQALAVLSIDGGTILLPASVCTEPELGDAIEAMARDAAAPITAIMTRCATDAVPTAAEQTHELLDTTESLGIGPGLHKFDDLALQYQLTRPGIGRRILESRIAPLDDHPGLLRTLQVFFQSDMSRLRTARQLHIHPNTIDYRLRRISQLTGFDTSRNQGLWYLRSALIARAARGTTLPEQPLRSA; from the coding sequence GTGACGACATCAGCAGCGGCGGCAACCGGAATCGCGCACTCCGTGGGCCCCGTCGACGCCGAACGGTTCGCCGAACAACTCCTGTCGCATCTGTGCGCGCGGGTGCATCCGTTCACCGCGCTGCCTCGCCCGCTCATCGACCGCGACGTCAAGGCCATGACGTGCCTGTGCGTCCGGTGGGCCGTCGAACGCGGCGCCACCGGCTCCACCGCCGACCCCGCGGCGTTCCTGCAGGCCACAGCGCCTCGGTGGGCCCGCGCCGACATCCCGATCGAGAAGGTTCTGCACGCGATGCACGCCGGATTCGAGGCGGGGCTGGGCATGATCCTGTCCGGCTCGGACGCCCCGGACCACCACCGCGTGATCACGTGGACGACGGCCGTGCTGGAGCTGTCGGACCTGTGCACCGGCGCCATCAGCAAGGCGTACGTACGGGAACTGAAGGCCGCGTCCGGTGAACACCACACTGCCGTCCACACGCTCACATCCGCCCTGCTCGCGGGCCGGGCGAGCTCGAAAATGGCCCGCGAATGCGGGATTCCGGTCGCCGACGCCTACTACGTGCTCGCCGTCCACGTCGCCCCGCACCCGGACGAGAACCGCCGCGGCATCGACCGGCGCGTGGTCGCGAATCGCAAACTGCGCCGCATCCAATCGGCACTCACCCGCCGATTCCACAACCAGGCGCTGGCGGTTCTCTCCATCGACGGCGGAACCATTCTGCTCCCGGCCTCCGTCTGCACCGAACCCGAACTCGGCGATGCCATCGAGGCAATGGCCCGCGACGCCGCGGCGCCGATCACCGCGATCATGACTCGATGTGCCACCGACGCCGTCCCCACGGCCGCCGAACAAACTCACGAACTTCTCGACACCACCGAATCCCTCGGCATCGGTCCCGGACTGCACAAATTCGATGATCTGGCACTGCAATATCAATTGACCCGCCCCGGAATCGGGCGCCGCATATTGGAATCGCGAATCGCGCCGCTCGATGATCACCCCGGACTCCTGCGGACACTGCAGGTATTCTTCCAGTCCGATATGAGCCGCCTGCGCACTGCCCGGCAATTACATATCCACCCGAATACGATCGATTACCGCCTCCGGCGCATCTCGCAATTGACCGGTTTCGACACCAGCCGGAATCAAGGACTGTGGTATCTGCGCTCCGCGCTCATCGCCCGCGCCGCCCGCGGCACGACCCTGCCGGAACAGCCGCTCCGTTCGGC
- a CDS encoding esterase/lipase family protein, which translates to MKRSYRRGCLSAAIVAGAAMLTLGLPGAGAGADPAVAGGDQQQEQQLAEMITHGLKNPSAHAIADSGSSGTGSACTSGSGAGSGNGSGDCYGGSGSSSGSSGGTSSDTVGYGPAQSAFLAAFGYALANPNVAPPGTNDWNCKPSAAHPEPVVLVHGTWENAYDNFAYISQPIHDAGYCVFTFNYGQSNLIQGGGLGSVLPGANGTGYIQDSAKQLAQFVDRVLSATGSQKVSMVGHSQGGVMARQYLKFEGGAAKVDHLMTFGATNHGTSLDGIGALGRMINNLGIDVLGLVEIFVGHSGIQQTIGSDFVNNLNAGGDTVPGVDYTVVGTRYDEVTNPYDLTFLKAGPGATVRNITLQDGCEQDVSDHLTLMYSPRVLSIILNTLDPAQTPNLTCSFNPWLVGGSGKL; encoded by the coding sequence ATGAAACGAAGTTATCGTCGCGGTTGTCTGAGTGCCGCCATTGTCGCCGGAGCCGCGATGCTCACCCTCGGCCTGCCCGGCGCCGGCGCCGGGGCGGACCCGGCCGTGGCCGGGGGCGATCAGCAGCAGGAGCAGCAGCTCGCGGAGATGATCACGCACGGGTTGAAGAATCCGTCCGCCCATGCGATCGCAGACAGTGGCAGCTCCGGCACCGGCTCGGCCTGCACCTCGGGCAGTGGCGCCGGGTCGGGCAACGGGTCGGGCGACTGCTACGGCGGTTCGGGCTCGAGCTCGGGCTCGTCGGGCGGAACGTCCAGTGACACAGTGGGGTACGGCCCGGCGCAGAGCGCGTTCCTCGCGGCGTTCGGGTACGCGCTGGCGAATCCGAATGTCGCTCCGCCGGGAACCAACGACTGGAACTGCAAACCCAGTGCGGCGCATCCGGAACCGGTGGTACTGGTGCACGGCACGTGGGAGAACGCCTACGACAACTTCGCCTACATCAGCCAGCCGATCCACGACGCGGGCTACTGCGTGTTCACGTTCAACTACGGACAGTCGAACCTGATCCAGGGTGGCGGTCTGGGCTCGGTGCTGCCGGGCGCCAACGGCACCGGCTACATCCAGGATTCGGCCAAGCAGCTGGCGCAGTTCGTGGATCGGGTGTTGTCGGCGACGGGCTCGCAGAAGGTGAGCATGGTCGGCCACTCGCAGGGTGGTGTGATGGCGCGGCAGTATCTGAAGTTCGAGGGTGGTGCCGCGAAGGTCGATCATCTGATGACCTTCGGCGCGACCAACCACGGTACGTCGCTGGACGGTATCGGTGCGCTGGGCCGGATGATCAACAACCTCGGTATCGATGTGCTGGGGCTGGTGGAGATCTTCGTGGGGCACTCGGGAATTCAGCAGACGATCGGCTCCGATTTCGTCAACAACCTGAACGCCGGTGGCGACACCGTGCCGGGTGTGGACTACACGGTGGTCGGTACCCGGTACGACGAGGTGACCAACCCGTACGATCTGACCTTCCTGAAGGCCGGTCCGGGTGCGACGGTCCGCAACATCACCCTCCAGGACGGGTGTGAGCAGGATGTGTCGGATCACCTGACGTTGATGTATTCACCGCGGGTGCTGTCGATCATCCTGAACACGCTGGATCCGGCTCAGACGCCGAATCTGACCTGCAGCTTCAACCCTTGGTTGGTTGGAGGCAGCGGCAAGCTGTGA
- a CDS encoding TetR/AcrR family transcriptional regulator codes for MTKTVTKRHRPTQDRARATREHILDTAAQLFGERGIANTSTNRIAAEAEVSIGTVYRYFADRDVIVDELLERMMNNIERRFSAQAARIGSEPLPRLVTSILEALSAELVANAPLVRALAAGLQFYSTGIPDFEPRMRALVVSFLAEVMGPEPSEGTFDLMAYVLVNTGFAAILRTSSPEFDDHMRDQVVAITAEMITAWVEQRSR; via the coding sequence GTGACCAAGACCGTAACCAAACGTCACCGGCCGACTCAGGACAGGGCGCGGGCGACCCGCGAGCACATACTCGACACCGCGGCGCAGTTGTTCGGTGAGCGCGGCATCGCCAACACCTCGACCAATCGCATCGCGGCCGAGGCCGAGGTCAGTATCGGCACCGTCTACCGGTACTTCGCCGACCGCGACGTGATCGTGGACGAACTGCTCGAGCGGATGATGAACAACATCGAGCGGCGTTTCTCCGCGCAGGCGGCGCGGATCGGCAGCGAGCCGCTGCCCCGGCTGGTCACCTCGATCCTGGAGGCGCTGAGCGCGGAACTGGTGGCGAACGCGCCGCTGGTGCGCGCGCTGGCGGCCGGATTGCAGTTCTACAGCACCGGCATTCCCGATTTCGAGCCGCGGATGCGGGCGCTGGTCGTGAGCTTCCTGGCGGAGGTCATGGGGCCGGAGCCCTCCGAAGGCACCTTCGACCTGATGGCCTACGTGCTGGTCAACACCGGCTTCGCGGCGATCCTGCGCACCTCGTCCCCCGAATTCGACGATCACATGCGCGATCAGGTCGTCGCCATCACCGCCGAGATGATCACGGCGTGGGTCGAGCAGCGAAGCCGGTGA